A stretch of the Glycine soja cultivar W05 chromosome 13, ASM419377v2, whole genome shotgun sequence genome encodes the following:
- the LOC114382724 gene encoding protein KINESIN LIGHT CHAIN-RELATED 1-like has translation MRKLWNSLSLLARRRSTFSFSKSYSSDAPFNRCTKTHGLLIRPNNKFATTPFRNMETLVQKSSPIPSRQRKIMEKSQLDEAFESAETTEEMLKVFSNMEGVFDERELGLASLKIGLKLDHEGEDPEKALSFANRALKALEKDNNNNNFPSSLPVAMCLQLLGSVSFSLKRFSDSLGYLNRANRVLGRLQDEGGVSVDDVRPVLHAVQLELSNVKNAVGRREEALENLRKCLEIKEMTFEEDSGELGKGNRDLAEAYVAVLNFKEALPYCLKALEIHMKRLGMNSVEVAHDRKLLGIVYSGLEEHEKALEQNVLAQRILKNWNLNADLLRAEIDAANMMIALGRYDEAVGTLKGVVQQTEKDSETQALVLVSMAKALCNQEKFVDCKRCLEVSLGILDKRERICPVEVAEAYSEISMQYETMNEFETAISLLKRTLALLEKQPQEQHSEGSVSARIGWLLLLTGKVQQAIPYLESAAERLKDSFGPKHFGVGYIYNNLGAAYLELDRPQSAAQMFAVAKDIMDTSLGPHHADTIEACQNLSKAYGEMGSYVLAIEFQQQVVDAWESHGASAEDELREGQRLLDQLKKKARDASANELHMKALPNELPMKALPLPHKS, from the exons ATGAGAAAACTCTGGAATTCGCTGTCTCTCCTCGCTCGTCGGAGATCAACTTTTTCCTTCTCCAAATCGTATTCTTCCGATGCACCCTTCAACCGCTGCACCAAAACCCACGGTTTACTCATCAGACCCAACAACAAATTTGCGACCACCCCATTTCGAAACATGGAAACCCTCGTCCAGAAATCCTCTCCAATCCCCTCGAGGCAGCGAAAAATCATGGAAAAATCGCAGCTTGACGAAGCTTTCGAGTCCGCAGAAACCACCGAGGAAATGCTCAAAGTCTTCAGCAACATGGAAGGGGTTTTCGACGAGAGAGAACTTGGTTTGGCTTCTTTAAAAATTGGCCTTAAACTTGACCATGAAGGTGAGGACCCTGAGAAAGCTCTTTCCTTTGCTAACAGAGCTTTGAAAGCTTTGGAAAaagataacaacaacaacaactttccttcttctttgccTGTTGCCATGTGTTTGCAGCTGTTGGGGTCTGTTAGTTTTAGCTTGAAAAGGTTTAGTGATAGTTTAGGGTACCTTAATAGGGCTAATAGGGTGTTGGGTAGGTTGCAGGATGAGGGTGGTGTTAGTGTTGATGATGTTAGGCCTGTGCTGCATGCTGTGCAGCTTGAGTTGTCCAATGTTAAGAACGCCGTGGGGAGAAGGGAGGAGGCTCTTGAGAATCTTAGGAAGTGTTTGGAGATCAAGGAGATGACTTTTGAGGAGGATAGTGGGGAGTTGGGTAAGGGGAACCGCGACTTGGCCGAGGCTTACGTTGCGGTTTTGAACTTCAAGGAGGCGCTGCCGTATTGCTTGAAGGCGTTGGAGATTCATATGAAGCGGTTGGGGATGAACTCAGTGGAGGTTGCGCATGACAGGAAGCTTCTTGGGATTGTGTATAGCGGGTTGGAGGAGCATGAGAAGGCGCTGGAGCAGAATGTTTTGGCGCAGAGGATTTTGAAGAACTGGAATCTTAATGCGGATTTGTTGCGTGCTGAGATTGATGCTGCAAATATGATGATTGCTCTAGGGAGGTATGACGAGGCTGTTGGTACTTTGAAGGGTGTTGTGCAGCAGACAGAGAAGGATAGTGAGACTCAGGCGCTTGTGCTTGTGTCGATGGCGAAAGCATTGTGTAATCAGGAGAAGTTTGTGGACTGCAAAAGATGTTTGGAGGTTTCTCTTGGGATTCTTGACAAAAGGGAACGGATTTGCCCAGTAGAAGTTGCTGAGGCATACTCGGAGATATCAATGCAGTATGAAACCATGAATGAGTTTGAAACTGCGATTTCGTTGCTGAAGAGGACACTAGCTTTGCTTGAGAAGCAGCCACAAGAGCAGCACTCGGAAGGAAGTGTTTCTGCAAGAATAGGTTGGTTACTGTTGTTGACTGGTAAGGTGCAGCAGGCTATTCCTTATTTGGAAAGTGCTGCtgaaagattgaaagatagctTTGGTCCCAAGCATTTTGGAGTGGGTTATATCTACAACAATTTGGGGGCAGCATATTTGGAGTTGGATAGACCCCAGTCAGCAGCTCAAATGTTTGCAGTAGCTAAGGATATCATGGATACATCTCTTGGTCCACATCATGCAGATACAATTGAAGCATGTCAAAACCTTTCAAAGGCTTATGGCGAGATGGGAAG CTATGTCCTTGCCATTGAATTTCAACAGCAAGTTGTTGATGCTTGGGAAAGCCATGGAGCTAGTGCAGAAGATGAACTTAGAGAAGGCCAACGACTTCTTGACCAATTAAAGAAAAAGGCCCGTGACGCCTCTGCAAATGAGCTTCATATGAAGGCTTTGCCAAATGAACTTCCTATGAAGGCTTTGCCCTTACCACATAAATCCTGA
- the LOC114381279 gene encoding CDT1-like protein a, chloroplastic, with protein sequence MNKSSDAAASPYCRGRSKKPNLRSSKSQPPSHVEFSSKTPEKPPQRIRNRGVALSVADIRKAACKRLQDQKQCTETTSSSLSSSSSLSKSVRRQISLGPSSPSKPMATEDESSNLPEKYEILDEFFNRLDTLVSLHRLKRWTPTFTSFSSRIESLTDRRFTHSHLAQLKFILRKAIVLRKHLVLDERTSCMKPDIHISLDPDAVEADAAKLPPQGGRVSLKKVFRARLKEFWESHPEGDEIPEGTLPEPFNRQKKDSVVDMLETPLPTKLPPCMRYSDIVNNADLDEKLYVPVNATVEFPNEHLAAPSHMAPSFRADDVQQNPLLDSLQPLAFPVSESSQKENPPLVDTESHLKTSPAKFSSEASSSESCLTICASLESSSPHPATPSKTIEYTEKKDGSLKSIDAMSTPTSRTNKYTENKDGSLESIDATSTPAKLVSTPIRLMSATPALRSPKRRYMSPDDHSISSLNKLARHPSRSRSLKFDTPVKNKDDISDTLQEEFIQSIREKERLAMEERDPAITQAKKRKKNIASIPKLFDMIRGLLRQRNCITKAELVSKIISTRCDIADRSEVEEQLNLLQELAPEWIYEKHVYSGDLLLFINKMLSPETVRASLEEAT encoded by the exons ATGAACAAATCCTCAGATGCAGCAGCGTCTCCATATTGCAGAGGCAGGTCCAAGAAACCCAATCTCCGAAGCTCCAAATCCCAACCCCCAAGCCACGTTGAGTTCAGCTCCAAGACGCCGGAGAAGCCGCCGCAGCGAATCCGCAACCGCGGCGTAGCGCTCTCCGTCGCCGACATCAGAAAGGCCGCCTGCAAGCGCTTGCAAGATCAGAAGCAATGCACTGAAACGACGTCGTCATCGttgtcgtcgtcgtcgtcgcTCAGCAAAAGTGTCAGGAGGCAGATCTCACTGGGGCCTTCTTCTCCCAGTAAACCCATGGCTACTGAAGATGAATCCTCTAATCTTCCCGAAAA ATATGAAATTTTGGATGAGTTCTTCAATCGCTTGGATACTTTGGTTTCACTGCACCGTCTGAAACGGTGGACTCCAACCTTTACTTCATTCAGTTCACGGATTGAATCTTTAACTGACAG GAGGTTTACTCACAGTCATCTAGCCCAGTTGAAATTTATCTTGCGTAAGGCTATTGTTCTTAGGAAGCATCTAGTGCTTGATGAACGGACGAGTTGTATGAAGCCGGATATTCACATTTCTTTAGACCCAGATGCGGTGGAGGCTGACGCTGCCAAGTTGCCCCCACAAGGTGGAAGAGTGTCGCTGAAGAAGGTGTTTCGGGCACGGTTAAAAGAATTTTGGGAATCTCATCCTGAG GGTGATGAAATTCCAGAAGGGACATTGCCTGAGCCATTCAATCGCCAAAAGAAAGACAGTGTTGTGGACATGTTGGAAACTCCCCTACCAACAAAATTGCCACCCTGCATGCGCTATAGTGACATTGTCAATAATGCAGACTTAGATGAAAAATTGTATGTACCTGTCAATGCAACAGTTGAATTCCCTAATGAGCATCTGGCAGCACCTTCTCACATGGCTCCATCCTTTAGAGCAGATGATGTACAGCAAAATCCTCTGTTAGATTCATTGCAGCCCCTGGCTTTTCCAGTTTCAGAGTCAAGCCAGAAGGAAAATCCACCCTTGGTGGATACTGAATCTCACCTGAAAACTTCCCCAGCTAAGTTTTCTTCAGAAGCATCTAGTAGTGAAAGTTGTCTAACAATTTGTGCTTCTCTGGAATCATCCAGTCCTCACCCTGCTACTCCAAGCAAAACCATTGAGTACACAGAAAAAAAAGATGGGTCTCTCAAGAGCATTGATGCCATGTCAACACCAACAAGCAGAACAAACAAGTATACAGAAAACAAAGATGGGTCTCTCGAGAGCATTGATGCCACTTCAACTCCAGCTAAACTGGTTTCTACCCCAATTAGGTTGATGAGTGCCACACCTGCCTTGCGGTCACCCAAAAGACGTTATATGAGCCCAGATGACCACTCTATCAGTTCTTTGAACAAGTTGGCTCGGCATCCATCTCGCTCAAGGTCATTGAAATTCGACACTCCAGTGAAGAATAAAGATGATATTTCTGACACCCTCCAAGAAGAATTTATCCAATCG attagagaaaaggaaagactGGCAATGGAGGAAAGAGACCCAGCTATCACACaagcaaagaaaagaaagaagaatataGCTAGCATCCCTAAGCTCTTTGACATGATTCGTGGGTTGCTTCGACAGCGGAATTGTATCACTAAAGCAGAGCTTGTAAGCAAGATAATCTCAACCCGGTGTGATATTGCTGACAGAA GTGAAGTTGAAGAGCAGCTAAATTTGTTGCAAGAACTAGCACCAGAATGGATTTATGAGAAGCATGTCTATAGTGGGGATTTGCTATTATT CATAAATAAAATGTTGAGCCCTGAAACCGTTCGAGCATCTCTTGAAGAAGCAACATAG
- the LOC114382535 gene encoding autophagy-related protein 9-like, with the protein MFNRPRGARAFNVLNWKHQGESSVTTGLLQDVPPEIELSDYRRIPSPGSESPSDLLNGESLNVEPIADLDFFFERLYCYYCEKGLWCIIIKWIVELLSLGFTICFSGFFLLYVDWNGLRNAKCGMDAVESGRKPCDLAKEALHEHPLTPFTLGKAIIVGYLGIFSIYWIFCFLRFFVQLKDTLDIRQFYYNDLCVTDNEIQTMPWATILEKVVLVQSSRQLCVVKDLSAHDMVMRLMRKENYLIGMLNKGVLSFPISLWVPGAGPSVKAGTNRTRYRLILPKTLEWTLNWCILQSMFDRNFCVRRDFVSNPKTLKKRLMVVGIVMLLLSPFLVIFMLVYLFLGHAEQFYNHPSTASSRRWSNLSRWVFREFNEVDHLFRHRINSSVLHATNYIKQFPSPIISIIAKFISFVSGGFAAILIIIAFLEESLLEGHIFGRNLFWYAAVFGTITAIRRASITDELLVIDPEGAMSMVVEHTHYMPKRWRGKESTEMVRIEFETLFQYSGMMLLEEMASIFLTPYLLLLVVPKRVDDILQFIADFTVDVEGVGHVCSFSVFNFQEHGNSNYGSPFNAPHSQRSSQGKLEKSFLSFQSSYPSWEPNAQGKQFLQNLRTFRDQNLAGHVSRHEFSPLRLWRGSPNMGSNGDRNRFASREMPFSTFATGNHLGSLWLIESRNQNNHPYLLDWYYTSQPHDATTQRHIQADDPFEVTEHQSPDWMPSILVQNEQHGHEEYINEYCDEHVTSHLGASTSAPIFRESLIQDQHSIDMPLTTRSHWWARSHSQSGHAQTSFFEPPDFNHQPVYNYHEKFSDRGSEDHDQEQHLHWGDYHQVVSSTAHVDDLDAGKFNLLFDDVYSSTPQNSTVNPSTATF; encoded by the exons ATGTTTAACAGGCCAAGAGGTGCTCGTGCTTTTAATGTATTGAATTGGAAACATCAAGGTGAATCATCTGTGACAACAGGTTTACTTCAGGATGTTCCACCAGAGATTGAATTGTCGGATTATAGAAGGATCCCAAGTCCAGGTAGTGAGAGCCCTTCAGACCTTCTTAATGGTGAGAGCCTAAATGTAGAGCCCATTGCTGATTTGGATTTCTTCTTCGAAAGGCTTTACTGCTACTACTGTGAGAAAGGGCTCTGGTGCATCATCATAAAGTGGATAGTTGAACTTCTGAGTCTTGGTTTCACCATATGTTTTTCGGGTTTTTTCTTACTATATGTTGACTGGAATGGGCTCCGAAATGCAAAGTGTGGGATGGATGCAGTTGAATCTGGAAGGAAGCCTTGTGATCTTGCTAAAGAAGCTCTTCATGAACACCCTTTAACCCCATTTACACTTGGCAAAGCTATTATTGTTGGATACTTGGGAATATTTTCTATCTATTGGATATTTTGCTTCTTGAGATTCTTTGTTCAACTAAAGGATACTTTGGATATTCGACAGTTTTACTACAATGA TCTCTGTGTTACTGATAATGAAATTCAAACCATGCCCTGGGCTACAATTCTTGAAAAGGTTGTTCTTGTGCAAAGCTCACGACAACTCTGTGTGGTAAAGGATCTTTCTGCTCATGACATGGTAATGAGGTTGATGCGGAAGGAGAACTACTTGATTGGAATGCTCAACAAGGGTGTGCTTTCTTTCCCAATTTCTCTGTGGGTCCCAGGTGCCGGACCTTCAGTGAAAGCTGGTACTAATCGCACACGATATCGTCTAATACTTCCCAAGACCCTTGAGTGGACTTTGAACTGGTGCATACTGCAAAGCATGTTTGATCG AAACTTCTGTGTTAGAAGAGACTTTGTGTCAAATCCAAAGACATTAAAGAAAAGGCTTATGGTAGTTGGGATTGTAATGCTTTTACTTTCTCCATTTCTTGTCATATTTATGCTGGTATATCTCTTTCTGGGGCACGCTGAACAATTTTATAATCACCCAAGCACAGCATCATCTCGAAGATGGTCAAATTTGTCACGATGGGTCTTTAGGGAATTCAATGAG GTGGATCATCTGTTCAGGCATCGGATTAATAGCAGTGTATTACATGCTACTAACTATATCAAGCAATTTCCTTCGCCTATCATATCTATCATTGCAAAATTCATCTCATTTGTATCGGGTGGCTTTGCTGCAATTCTGATCATCATTGCTTTTCTAGAGGAGTCTCTGCTGGAGGGTCAT ATATTTGGTCGGAACTTGTTCTGGTATGCTGCTGTTTTTGGAACTATAACTGCTATTAGACGGGCTTCAATTACAGATGAGCTTCTAGTCATAGACCCCGAAGGAGCAATGTCAATGGTAGTTGAGCATACACATTATATGCCGAAGAGATGGCGGGGAAAAGAAAGTACTGAAATGGTCCGGATTGAGTTTGAAACCTTATTCCAG TATAGTGGGATGATGTTACTTGAGGAGATGGCCTCGATTTTCCTTACTCCATACTTACTTCTGTTGGTTGTCCCAAAG CGGGTTGATGATATCTTGCAGTTTATTGCAGATTTTACTGTAGATGTTGAAGGTGTTGGTCATGTTTGCAG TTTTAGTGTCTTCAATTTTCAAGAGCATGGAAACAGTAATTATGGCTCTCCATTTAATGCACCTCACAGCCAGAGAAGTTCCCAGGGGAAGTTGGAGAAATCATTTTTGAG CTTTCAGAGTAGTTACCCTTCATGGGAACCAAATGCTCAAGGGAAGCAGTTTCTGCAAAATCTGAGAACATTCAGAGACCAAAACTTAGCAGGACACGTAAGCCGACATGAATTTTCCCCTCTTAGACTGTGGAGAGGCAGTCCAAACATGGGAAGCAATGGAGACAGAAACAGGTTTGCATCCAGGGAAATGCCATTTAGTACTTTTGCAACTGGCAATCATTTGGGTTCATTGTGGCTAATTGAATCAAGAAATCAAAACAATCATCCCTATCTTCTTGATTGGTACTACACTTCCCAACCTCATGATGCAACAACTCAAAGACATATTCAAGCTGATGATCCATTTGAAGTAACGGAGCATCAATCCCCAGATTGGATGCCCTCCATCTTGGTACAAAATGAGCAACATGGGCATGAAGAATACATAAATGAGTATTGCGATGAACATGTCACTTCCCATCTTGGCGCTTCCACATCAGCTCCCATCTTCAGGGAAAGCCTAATTCAGGATCAACATTCCATTGATATGCCCCTCACTACCAGGAGTCATTGGTGGGCTAGAAGTCACTCCCAGAGTGGACATGCTCAGACAAGCTTTTTTGAGCCACCAGATTTCAATCACCAACCAGTATACAATTACCATGAAAAGTTTTCTGATAGAGGGTCAGAGGATCATGATCAGGAACAACACTTGCACTGGGGAGATTATCACCAAGTAGTATCTAGTACAGCACATGTAGATGATTTAGATGCAGGAAAATTCAATCTTCTATTTGATGATGTTTATAGCAGTACACCACAAAATTCCACTGTAAATCCTAGCACTGCAACCTTTTAA